From Micromonospora rhizosphaerae, the proteins below share one genomic window:
- a CDS encoding peptidoglycan recognition protein family protein gives MTGIRWSGRTAGIGAAIVATAVAGTAGIVAVGFGDDAAKWVADGPVTTALHTVDFPAANGREVSIPQRDTDRFAMVGVTWTNPKLDFKGTISVRTRAVGGGWSDWRPLEIDGHFGPETGSAATAGKARGGTDPLWVGFSDGVEVRAVTASGRVSDRIPAGLRLELVDPGQPKRRKVAAAGVGQARPERFQPVAEVRALEPTPTDPAPTDTTTTAPAPTETSTTAPAPTETTAPPPAETTAPAPTTTSAPAPTATTSTSAAPAPAPTSPVPTPKVVTRAEWKADESIVTEPPSYGTTVKAFWVHHTAGTNTYSCADSAAIVRGIEVYHVKSNGWNDIGYNFLVDKCGVVFEGRKGGIDKPVIGAHTYGFNTDTSAIAVLGTYISTGIPAATQDAIAQVAAYKLGQYGNDPLGKVTLTSGVDGKYALGQQVTFNRIGGHRDAVATECPGDALYGQLGVIRSKAASVYGLALTGLTGTKNGTTYYTKTTTTASWSVSTPSALISRFEVLVDGSVVATTAGTARSAALTLAQGTHTVQVRGVHTLGRTATTPAQTVVADTTAPTFSQVPTLSLRTGGVSSTVVPVTLGWRSADNVAVRSVALTAPTTGTFAASGSYGTTTKPGVTTAWSMRAQDWSGNTATSSASWTPVFIPEAKATRTGTWGTYTSSNYLGGSALTATAGGASLSWVFTGRSVSFVATKTSTSGQAHIYVDGVKVSTVDLYSSTVKYRQVVWAKSWTGSGRHTVKIVVAGTSGRPRVITDGLVYVR, from the coding sequence TTGACGGGGATACGCTGGAGCGGCCGGACGGCCGGTATCGGGGCCGCGATAGTGGCCACCGCCGTCGCCGGCACCGCGGGCATCGTCGCGGTGGGCTTCGGCGACGACGCGGCCAAGTGGGTTGCGGACGGACCGGTCACCACCGCCCTGCACACCGTGGACTTCCCGGCCGCGAACGGCCGCGAGGTGAGCATCCCGCAGCGGGACACGGACCGCTTCGCCATGGTCGGGGTGACCTGGACCAACCCGAAGCTCGACTTCAAGGGCACGATCTCCGTCCGCACCAGGGCGGTCGGCGGCGGCTGGTCGGACTGGCGGCCGCTCGAAATCGACGGCCACTTCGGACCCGAGACCGGCTCTGCGGCGACCGCAGGCAAGGCGCGGGGCGGCACCGACCCGCTCTGGGTCGGCTTCTCCGACGGGGTCGAGGTGCGCGCCGTGACGGCCAGCGGCCGGGTGAGCGACCGGATCCCCGCCGGTCTGCGCCTGGAACTGGTCGACCCGGGCCAGCCGAAGCGCCGCAAGGTCGCCGCGGCGGGCGTCGGCCAGGCGCGGCCGGAGCGCTTCCAGCCGGTCGCCGAGGTGCGGGCGCTGGAGCCCACCCCGACCGACCCGGCGCCGACGGACACCACGACGACCGCGCCGGCGCCGACCGAGACCAGCACGACCGCGCCGGCCCCCACCGAGACCACCGCCCCGCCACCGGCCGAGACCACCGCCCCCGCGCCGACCACCACCTCGGCCCCGGCGCCCACCGCCACCACCTCGACCTCCGCGGCTCCCGCCCCCGCCCCCACGAGCCCGGTCCCCACCCCGAAGGTGGTCACCCGCGCCGAGTGGAAGGCCGACGAGTCCATCGTCACCGAACCGCCGTCGTACGGCACCACGGTCAAGGCGTTCTGGGTGCACCACACGGCCGGCACCAACACCTACAGCTGCGCCGACTCGGCCGCCATCGTCCGGGGCATCGAGGTCTACCACGTCAAGAGCAACGGCTGGAACGACATCGGCTACAACTTCCTGGTCGACAAGTGCGGCGTCGTCTTCGAGGGCCGCAAGGGTGGCATCGACAAGCCGGTGATCGGCGCCCACACCTACGGCTTCAACACCGACACCTCGGCGATCGCCGTGCTCGGGACGTACATCAGCACCGGTATCCCCGCCGCGACGCAGGACGCCATCGCGCAGGTCGCCGCCTACAAGCTCGGCCAGTACGGCAACGACCCGCTCGGCAAGGTCACCCTGACCTCCGGGGTGGACGGCAAGTACGCCCTGGGCCAGCAGGTGACCTTCAACCGGATCGGCGGGCACCGGGACGCGGTGGCCACCGAGTGTCCCGGCGACGCGCTCTACGGCCAGCTCGGGGTCATCCGCAGCAAGGCCGCCAGCGTGTACGGCCTGGCCCTGACCGGCCTGACCGGCACGAAGAACGGCACCACCTACTACACCAAGACCACGACCACCGCCTCCTGGTCGGTGAGCACGCCGAGCGCCCTCATCTCCCGGTTCGAGGTGCTGGTGGACGGGTCGGTCGTCGCGACCACGGCGGGCACCGCCCGCTCGGCGGCGCTCACGCTGGCCCAGGGCACGCACACCGTCCAGGTGCGCGGCGTGCACACGCTCGGCCGTACCGCGACGACCCCCGCGCAGACGGTCGTCGCCGACACCACCGCGCCGACCTTCTCGCAGGTGCCCACCCTGTCGCTGCGTACCGGCGGGGTGAGCAGCACGGTCGTGCCGGTGACGCTGGGCTGGCGGTCGGCGGACAACGTGGCCGTCCGGTCGGTCGCGCTGACCGCGCCGACCACGGGTACCTTCGCGGCGAGCGGCAGCTACGGCACCACCACCAAGCCGGGTGTCACCACCGCCTGGTCGATGCGGGCGCAGGACTGGTCGGGTAACACCGCCACCTCCTCGGCGAGCTGGACGCCGGTCTTCATCCCGGAGGCCAAGGCCACCCGCACCGGCACCTGGGGCACCTACACGAGCAGCAACTACCTCGGCGGGTCGGCGCTCACGGCGACCGCCGGCGGGGCGTCGCTGAGCTGGGTCTTCACCGGCCGCTCGGTGTCCTTCGTCGCCACCAAGACGTCCACCTCCGGCCAGGCGCACATCTACGTCGACGGCGTGAAGGTCAGCACGGTGGACCTCTACTCCAGCACCGTCAAGTACCGGCAGGTGGTCTGGGCGAAGAGCTGGACCGGCAGCGGCCGGCACACCGTGAAGATCGTGGTGGCCGGCACGTCGGGCCGCCCGCGGGTCATCACGGACGGCCTCGTCTACGTCCGCTGA